From the Bacteroidota bacterium genome, the window CATTAGCCTCTAAATCCAACAACCACTTTGGCATCAAGTGTAAAGCCGATTGGGAAGGGAAAAAACATTACCATAACGACGATGAACCCGATGAATGTTTCCGCGTCTATGAACATCCTGAGGCCTCCTATGCCGACCACTCTGACTTTCTTGTTACCCGGTCGCGCTATGCCGATTTATTCAAATTGCAAATCAACGATTATAAAGGCTGGGCAAATGGACTAAAAGCCGCTGGCTATGCCACCAATCCAAAATACGCGCCTATACTCATTCAACTGATTGAAACCTACCACCTCGACCAGTTTGACCGCGAAGGAATTCTTGCGCTCAAGAACAAAAACAAAAAAACAAGTTATCCCGCACCGGTTGAGCCCGTGCAAGCGCTCGCCAAAAAAGAAACCCCGAAACCAACCGAACAAGCGGTGACAAAAGATACAGTCCAGATTCGATTTTTGGGTGCAGTAGAAAATGAACAACCGCCAACACCCACCGAAAACTCAAGAACAGAATATACCGTAAACGGTTTGCGCGCATTGATTGCCCACCGCGATGAAGACCCCTTGACGATTGCTTGGAACTATGATCTGTACTATCAACAAGTAGTGCAATTCAACGACCTGACACCGGATGAAAAATTCAAGGAAGGTGAGTTTATATTCCTCCAATCAAAGAAATCTAAAGGAGCAGAAAAAAACTATACGCTAAAAAACGGTGAGAGTATGCGAGATGTATCACAGAAGTTTGGCATCCGGTTAAGAGATTTGTATGCCAAGAACTTGATGAAAGCCTATGACCAG encodes:
- a CDS encoding LysM peptidoglycan-binding domain-containing protein — encoded protein: MIRLITLCVFMGTLLIPKAQQKQNVLNYVERYKGVAIQEMVRCGIPASITLAQGIHESNSGNSPLASKSNNHFGIKCKADWEGKKHYHNDDEPDECFRVYEHPEASYADHSDFLVTRSRYADLFKLQINDYKGWANGLKAAGYATNPKYAPILIQLIETYHLDQFDREGILALKNKNKKTSYPAPVEPVQALAKKETPKPTEQAVTKDTVQIRFLGAVENEQPPTPTENSRTEYTVNGLRALIAHRDEDPLTIAWNYDLYYQQVVQFNDLTPDEKFKEGEFIFLQSKKSKGAEKNYTLKNGESMRDVSQKFGIRLRDLYAKNLMKAYDQIPAGETVQLQEKRKASPRTISYAQFLKSLHTQEATTTTSNPSPYNTNSQYQVQSSDTLYSIARKFNLSVEQLKALNKLDNTNIREGQTLVVAQ